The following proteins are co-located in the Coffea eugenioides isolate CCC68of unplaced genomic scaffold, Ceug_1.0 ScVebR1_1815;HRSCAF=2739, whole genome shotgun sequence genome:
- the LOC113755887 gene encoding uncharacterized protein LOC113755887: MDRQVRGKERGRSTRQHPEVSGDREPEVNQDHGQEGVAGDPVATAINRITDVLERMTEYQALGPVHHQGGPIDTEDRALERFLKFGPPTFYGGPEPEVTEGWWERISDIFTALNYAEERQVTFAAFQFEGAARSWEFNAKFLPPFIQEKREDDFIKCRQGAVSVAEYEIQFTKLSRFAPELVATEQRRIRRFVQGLNVEIQEGLAAVRIDTFVDAVERAQRVEVAKAQVKSFQAKKRFAPSSSRELTYANAPPAELGRGTGGVNSPGAPRGALARGVGARGAGERDTGARGGSNGRGQPRNASQGGRVTTPQVTCGYCRKTGHTEDGCWRKEGKCLRCGSSEHRIAGCPKTQEGGTPSARQATSGGSKPKVPARVYAINDQPVPDSSKVVEGTLPIFHRSARVLIDPGATHSFVNPTFMSGIDVKPVRLPFDLEVRTPMGNKSIITSLTYKNCEFWVGERRMLVDLVSLDIK, translated from the exons ATGGATCGACAAGTTAGAGGTAAAGAACGTGGGAGATCAACTAGACAACACCCTGAGGTTAGTGGTGATAGGGAACCTGAGGTCAATCAAGACCATGGTCAAGAGGGCGTGGCCGGAGACCCAGTGGCCACCGCGATCAATAGAATAACTGATGTCTTAGAGCGCATGACTGAGTACCAAGCCCTTGGACCGGTGCATCACCAAGGAGGCCCAATCGATACTGAGGATCGGGCATTAGAGAGATTCTTGAAGTTTGGACCTCCCACGTTTTATGGAGGACCAGAACCTGAGGTAACAGAAGGTTGGTGGGAGAGGATTTCTGACATTTTTACAGCTCTAAATTATGCGGAGGAGAGACAAGTGACTTTCGCagcattccagtttgagggagctgctcgtTCCTG ggagttcaacGCCAAGTTTCTTCCCCCTTtcatccaagagaaaagagaggatgactTCATCAAGTGTAGGCAGGGGGCGgtgagtgtcgccgaatatgagattcAATTCACGAAACTGTCccgttttgctcctgaattggtagccacggagcaaaggcgTATAAGGAGATTTGTGCAGGGACTAAACGTGGAGATCCAGGAGGGATTAGCTGCTGTTCGGATAGACACCTTTGTTGATGCAGTAGAGAGAGCTCAAAGGGTTGAAGTTGCCAAAGCTCAAGTAAAATCTTTCCAGGCTAAGAAAAGATTTGCCCCTAGCAGCAGTCGAGAGCTGACTTATGCAAATGCTCCACCGGCCGAATTGGGTCGAGGAACGGGTGGAGTAAATAGTCCTGGAGCACCACGAGGCGCTCTAGCGAGAGGAGTTGGGGCAAGAGGTGCCGGGGAAAGAGATACCGGAGCTAGAGGAGGATCAAATGGAAGGGGTCAACCTAGGAATGCCTCGCAAGGAGGTCGTGTGACAACCCCTCAGGTAACTTGTGGGTATTGCAGGAAAACTGGTCATACCGAGGACGGATGCTggaggaaagaaggaaagtgCTTGAGGTGCGGAAGTAGCGAGCACCGGATTGCCGGTTGTCCGAAAACACAAGAAGGTGGTACCCCGAGTGCTAGACAAGCCACTTCTGGAGGAAGTAAGCCGAAGGTTCCTGCCAGGGTGTACGCCATAAACGATCAACCCGTACCTGATTCCTCGAAAGTTGTGGAAGGTActcttccaatctttcaccgaTCAGCTAGAGTACTAATTGATCCTGGCgcaactcattcatttgtgaatCCAACTTTTATGTCCGGAATTGATGTAAAACCTGTTAGATTACCCTttgatcttgaagttaggacacccATGGGTAATAAAAGCATAATCACTAGCCTGACCTATAAGAACTGTGAATTCTGGGTTGGAGAGCGTAGAATGCTAGTAGATCTAGTCAGTTTGGACATAAAATG